Proteins co-encoded in one Mycobacterium mantenii genomic window:
- a CDS encoding phosphotransferase family protein — protein MERWFIDKSGDDVTLSDLTVANQSGGWSSESLVTTVTDAEGRRDVIVRIPPAGGGLFAQYDLESQARTQDLVRGYGVATPSPLVYESDTAWIGSKFLVMPRIPGHIPGDMTYARKGWLRDADVTLQRRVHDSFLATLAALQQIPPEEASWLVRPTGMGLDAELAWWREYMMWGADNQVPELLIDAFDWLTDHIPEDPPESRLCWGDARMSNVIFDDAGNIAAVLDWEQACLCPAEADFAWWLGTRRQMLAVHGIDADPELPGFDSMDQVIGRYEEMIGRRLVDLDWYEHFAMVRIGCCTLRIQVLLQGMGQPDHFLTRATLLPAWTVEAIRA, from the coding sequence TTGGAGCGCTGGTTCATCGATAAGTCTGGTGACGACGTCACGTTGTCCGACCTGACCGTGGCCAACCAGTCCGGCGGTTGGTCGAGTGAGAGCCTGGTGACCACCGTGACGGATGCGGAGGGTCGCCGCGACGTCATAGTGCGGATTCCGCCCGCGGGCGGCGGACTTTTCGCCCAATACGATCTCGAAAGCCAGGCTCGAACTCAGGACCTGGTGCGAGGCTACGGTGTTGCCACGCCGAGTCCGCTTGTCTACGAATCGGATACCGCTTGGATCGGGTCGAAATTCCTGGTGATGCCCCGAATCCCTGGACATATTCCCGGTGACATGACCTACGCCCGCAAAGGCTGGCTGCGTGACGCGGATGTCACCTTACAGAGACGCGTGCATGACTCGTTCTTGGCGACCCTTGCTGCGCTGCAACAGATTCCACCAGAGGAAGCGTCGTGGCTGGTTCGCCCTACCGGGATGGGTCTCGACGCAGAGCTGGCTTGGTGGCGTGAATACATGATGTGGGGCGCCGACAACCAGGTGCCCGAGCTGCTGATCGACGCGTTCGACTGGCTAACCGACCATATCCCTGAGGATCCCCCTGAGTCCCGCTTGTGCTGGGGCGACGCGCGAATGTCCAACGTGATATTCGACGACGCCGGCAATATCGCCGCGGTGTTGGACTGGGAACAGGCTTGCCTGTGTCCGGCCGAGGCCGACTTTGCATGGTGGCTGGGTACCCGGCGGCAGATGCTGGCGGTACACGGTATCGACGCCGACCCCGAGTTGCCAGGCTTCGACAGCATGGACCAGGTGATCGGCCGCTACGAGGAGATGATCGGCCGCCGCTTGGTCGACCTGGACTGGTATGAGCATTTCGCGATGGTCCGTATTGGATGCTGCACACTGCGCATCCAGGTGCTGTTACAGGGCATGGGCCAGCCCGATCACTTCCTCACTCGCGCAACGCTTTTGCCGGCTTGGACCGTAGAGGCGATCCGTGCTTGA
- a CDS encoding class I SAM-dependent methyltransferase produces the protein MTAPQRRGLNEAVTRLWSFLAPAYDLPFLQRWVYRPPHNEVIAQLRSHGARKIADIACGTGILSDRIQRELQPDEIYGVDMSEGMLGQARARSDRVQWMRGPAEQLPFADGALDAVVTTSAFHFFDQPAALREFHRVLAPGGLVAVSALSTRQPRLQSSAESRWKPQHNASAPEMRTLFENAGFVITDQHRIPRPVWTALVSDLLTVGTKS, from the coding sequence ATGACCGCACCGCAGCGCCGAGGGCTCAACGAGGCCGTCACGCGCCTATGGAGCTTTCTCGCGCCGGCTTACGATCTGCCGTTCCTGCAACGGTGGGTATATCGGCCTCCGCACAACGAGGTGATTGCCCAGCTGCGCAGCCACGGGGCTCGCAAGATCGCTGATATCGCCTGCGGCACAGGGATTTTAAGCGACCGAATCCAGCGCGAGCTGCAGCCTGACGAGATTTACGGTGTCGACATGTCCGAGGGCATGCTCGGCCAGGCTCGTGCGAGGTCGGATCGGGTCCAGTGGATGCGCGGCCCGGCCGAGCAACTCCCGTTCGCCGACGGCGCCCTCGACGCCGTCGTGACGACCTCGGCCTTTCACTTCTTCGACCAGCCGGCGGCGTTGCGTGAATTCCACCGTGTGCTGGCGCCTGGCGGCCTGGTGGCCGTGTCGGCGCTGAGCACGCGGCAACCGCGGCTGCAGTCATCCGCGGAATCCCGGTGGAAGCCTCAACACAACGCGTCCGCGCCCGAGATGCGGACGTTGTTCGAAAACGCCGGGTTTGTGATCACTGATCAACACCGGATCCCGAGACCGGTGTGGACGGCGCTCGTGTCCGACCTGTTGACTGTCGGCACGAAAAGTTAG
- a CDS encoding chitin-binding protein gives MRLKQLVGGVTIAGALSAAALGMGAGFANAAPGGPQPPGNHGGQAPGGGHAPTGPNDPGGPGGPGGPGGPGDPGNHPGGPGGPGGPGGPGDHPGGPGGPGGPGGPGDHPGGPGGPGGPGGPGPDHPGGPGGPGDHPGAPGGFGGPDPHPGGPWHGDAQRGYFHGAPWGDGPGPWGAGVPPRPAWDRPLPPPGGHWDYGPINYWGYQETPIWDPGFNQWGFWLFGVWVPL, from the coding sequence ATGAGGTTGAAGCAACTTGTCGGAGGGGTGACCATCGCCGGAGCGCTCAGCGCTGCGGCTTTGGGAATGGGCGCCGGGTTTGCCAACGCTGCTCCCGGGGGGCCACAGCCTCCGGGCAATCATGGCGGGCAGGCGCCCGGTGGCGGCCACGCTCCCACTGGCCCCAACGATCCTGGTGGTCCCGGCGGCCCGGGTGGCCCGGGTGGACCTGGCGATCCCGGTAATCACCCCGGCGGTCCAGGCGGACCCGGTGGTCCGGGTGGGCCCGGCGATCACCCCGGCGGTCCAGGCGGACCCGGTGGTCCGGGTGGGCCCGGCGATCACCCCGGCGGTCCAGGCGGACCGGGCGGTCCCGGTGGACCCGGCCCCGATCACCCCGGCGGTCCAGGCGGGCCCGGCGATCACCCCGGTGCCCCCGGCGGATTCGGTGGACCGGATCCTCACCCTGGCGGCCCATGGCACGGGGATGCCCAGCGTGGTTACTTCCACGGGGCGCCGTGGGGCGATGGGCCTGGCCCGTGGGGCGCGGGCGTGCCGCCGCGGCCGGCGTGGGATCGACCGCTCCCTCCGCCGGGCGGGCACTGGGACTACGGCCCAATCAACTACTGGGGCTACCAGGAAACACCTATCTGGGATCCCGGTTTCAACCAGTGGGGCTTCTGGCTCTTCGGGGTGTGGGTCCCGCTGTGA
- a CDS encoding thioesterase family protein has translation MAEPNIVPDEAQWAEPAPYFERDENYLVPTKIARGGWGPSLSGHVVGGLLAWAVENAVQDAQLQPARLTVDLPRPTALAPLEVHTQVRQDRRRLRLVEAVITQDGAPVAQASALFLRRGPQPDGHVWSPPVQMPPIPLDEAYSTLFMRTYGWGADVQNPDPDWPQTDGPKYTWIHETRPLIDDEPLTAFARVAMAGDITASIANWGTNSLQFINVDYTLTLSRLPEGDHIGLASLTHHSHDGVASGSAVLVDAKGPIGTGVSVAVAHAGFRPPSTDPSAG, from the coding sequence GTGGCCGAGCCCAATATCGTGCCGGATGAAGCTCAATGGGCAGAACCGGCGCCATACTTTGAGCGCGACGAGAATTACTTGGTACCAACCAAAATCGCGCGCGGCGGATGGGGCCCGTCGTTGAGCGGCCATGTCGTCGGCGGGCTCCTGGCGTGGGCGGTCGAGAATGCGGTCCAGGATGCGCAACTGCAGCCGGCGCGGTTGACCGTGGACCTGCCCCGGCCAACGGCGTTGGCGCCCCTCGAGGTGCACACGCAGGTCCGGCAGGACCGACGTCGACTGCGGCTCGTCGAGGCCGTGATCACCCAGGACGGCGCCCCGGTTGCCCAGGCGAGCGCGCTGTTTCTGCGGCGCGGCCCACAGCCCGACGGGCACGTCTGGTCACCGCCGGTGCAAATGCCGCCGATTCCGCTGGACGAGGCCTACTCGACGTTGTTCATGCGAACCTACGGCTGGGGCGCCGACGTGCAGAATCCCGACCCGGACTGGCCTCAGACGGACGGCCCGAAATACACCTGGATCCACGAGACGCGCCCGTTGATCGACGACGAACCACTCACCGCCTTCGCCCGAGTGGCGATGGCCGGTGACATCACGGCCTCGATTGCCAACTGGGGCACTAACTCCCTGCAGTTCATCAACGTCGATTACACGCTCACCCTCAGCCGACTGCCCGAGGGCGACCACATCGGGCTAGCCTCGCTCACCCACCACAGTCACGACGGGGTGGCCAGCGGCTCGGCGGTCCTGGTGGACGCGAAGGGGCCGATCGGCACCGGCGTGTCCGTCGCTGTCGCGCACGCGGGATTTCGTCCGCCCTCCACCGATCCGTCAGCCGGGTGA
- a CDS encoding flavin-containing monooxygenase gives MLEAVGRRGAAPSVAIIGGGFAGIAAAVNLAKAGLHDFTVFEKSSDLGGTWLDNRYPGAEVDVHSVLYCFSFHPHDWSRTHARQAELHRYLEGVVDEYGLRLHFRFNTAVEEVRWDDDSSGYVLRTADGRLRTFRAVISAVGMLNVPNYPTWPGLDSFAGPKLHTARWELIELAGKRIAVVGTGSSAAQVVPAIARVAERVVLFQREPGWILPKPDRDLSADERARLRRPWTRRHERLRQFWLLEIGQLFGALHRPGTKINSLAEARCRKYIADVFKDHLELAEAVTPKYPFPGKRPVLTKDFYPALLRENVELVPHAVQSVTANGVVDVRGVEHAADVLIMATGFQPAHYLASYRVVGRSGRTLHEFWAGEPQAFAGITVPDFPNFYILYGPNTNGGEIVSALQRQAEFAVRSIKRLRDTDVAAIEVRPWFYRRYNQWVQSALAKTAWVGSNNYYKSPSGRVVTQWPYGAIVYATVTKLFGRLSEKTYRRHLRRVSSTNGRQRISAVPGGGSPGR, from the coding sequence GTGCTTGAGGCCGTGGGCAGGCGCGGCGCGGCACCGTCCGTCGCGATCATCGGCGGTGGATTTGCCGGCATCGCTGCGGCCGTCAATCTCGCAAAAGCCGGTCTGCACGATTTCACCGTTTTCGAGAAGTCGAGCGATCTCGGAGGCACCTGGCTGGACAACCGCTATCCAGGCGCGGAGGTCGATGTCCACTCGGTGCTGTATTGCTTCTCATTTCACCCGCACGACTGGAGTCGTACCCACGCCCGTCAGGCCGAATTGCACCGATACCTCGAGGGCGTTGTCGACGAATACGGGCTGAGGCTGCACTTCCGCTTCAACACTGCGGTCGAGGAGGTCCGCTGGGACGACGACTCAAGTGGATACGTGTTGCGTACAGCCGATGGCCGGCTGCGGACCTTCCGCGCGGTAATCAGCGCAGTCGGAATGCTCAACGTGCCCAACTACCCCACTTGGCCGGGACTCGACAGCTTCGCCGGGCCCAAGCTGCACACCGCGCGATGGGAGCTAATCGAACTCGCGGGCAAGAGAATTGCGGTGGTCGGAACCGGATCGAGCGCGGCACAGGTGGTTCCCGCGATCGCGCGCGTGGCCGAGCGCGTGGTCCTGTTTCAGCGCGAGCCGGGATGGATCCTGCCCAAGCCCGACCGGGACCTGTCCGCTGACGAGCGGGCGCGGCTGCGCCGTCCATGGACTCGTCGTCACGAGAGACTGCGGCAGTTCTGGCTTCTCGAAATCGGGCAACTGTTCGGCGCGCTACACCGGCCGGGGACCAAGATCAATTCGCTTGCGGAGGCACGTTGCCGCAAATACATCGCGGACGTGTTCAAAGATCACCTCGAGCTGGCCGAGGCCGTCACGCCCAAATATCCCTTTCCCGGAAAGCGGCCGGTTCTCACCAAAGACTTCTATCCGGCGTTGTTGCGGGAGAACGTCGAGCTCGTTCCGCACGCCGTGCAATCGGTCACCGCGAACGGCGTCGTTGATGTACGCGGGGTCGAACACGCGGCCGACGTGCTAATCATGGCGACCGGGTTTCAGCCGGCGCATTACCTTGCTTCGTACCGGGTCGTCGGCCGTTCCGGTCGGACATTGCACGAGTTCTGGGCTGGTGAACCGCAGGCATTCGCCGGGATCACGGTGCCGGACTTCCCGAACTTCTACATCCTGTACGGCCCGAATACCAATGGCGGCGAGATAGTCTCGGCACTGCAGCGTCAGGCCGAATTCGCGGTGCGATCGATCAAACGACTGCGCGACACGGATGTCGCCGCAATCGAGGTCCGGCCGTGGTTCTACCGCCGCTATAACCAATGGGTACAAAGCGCGCTCGCCAAGACGGCCTGGGTAGGGTCCAACAACTACTACAAGTCACCGTCGGGCCGTGTGGTCACACAATGGCCATATGGAGCGATCGTGTACGCCACGGTGACGAAGCTTTTCGGTCGGCTGTCCGAGAAGACCTATCGGCGCCACCTCCGGCGTGTGAGCAGTACTAATGGCAGACAGCGAATCAGCGCCGTTCCTGGCGGCGGCTCACCGGGGCGGTGA
- a CDS encoding class I SAM-dependent methyltransferase, with the protein MPRTDNDTWDLATSVGATATMVAAARAIATNADNPLIEDRFAEPLVRAVGVDFFTRWVSGDLAAADVDDHGSGWKLEHMPAAMAARTRFFDSFFQAATQAGIRQAVILASGLDARAYRLAWPVDMTVFEIDQPQVIEFKAATLAELGAAPRAELRTVAVDLRNDWPKALVEAGFDKSQPTAWIAEGLFGYLPPEAQDRLLDNITALSVGGSRLACEAIPDMSEVDTEKAQEMMRQATAKWREHGFDLEFGDLGYQGERNDVAFYLDNLGWRSDGIRMSELLADSGLEAIPQTNDSVSMADTIYYSSELNK; encoded by the coding sequence ATGCCGCGCACAGACAACGACACCTGGGATTTGGCGACCAGTGTGGGCGCGACCGCGACGATGGTCGCAGCCGCGCGGGCGATCGCGACCAACGCCGACAACCCGTTGATCGAGGACCGATTCGCCGAGCCGCTGGTTCGTGCGGTCGGCGTGGACTTCTTCACACGCTGGGTCTCCGGCGACCTGGCAGCCGCCGACGTCGACGACCACGGATCGGGGTGGAAGCTCGAACACATGCCCGCCGCGATGGCGGCCCGGACCCGATTCTTCGACTCGTTCTTCCAGGCCGCGACGCAGGCCGGGATCCGGCAGGCCGTGATCCTTGCGTCGGGCCTCGACGCGCGCGCCTACCGGTTGGCGTGGCCGGTCGATATGACGGTGTTCGAGATCGACCAGCCCCAGGTGATCGAATTCAAGGCCGCCACGCTGGCCGAGCTGGGTGCCGCCCCGCGGGCCGAGCTGCGCACGGTCGCCGTCGATTTGCGCAACGACTGGCCAAAGGCCCTGGTGGAAGCCGGCTTTGACAAGAGTCAGCCCACCGCGTGGATCGCGGAGGGGCTCTTCGGGTATTTGCCGCCGGAGGCGCAAGATCGGCTGCTGGATAACATCACCGCACTCAGCGTCGGCGGCAGCCGGCTGGCGTGCGAAGCTATTCCGGACATGTCCGAGGTAGACACCGAGAAGGCCCAGGAAATGATGCGCCAGGCCACCGCCAAATGGCGTGAACATGGCTTCGACCTGGAGTTCGGCGACCTCGGCTACCAGGGCGAGCGCAACGACGTTGCCTTTTATCTGGACAACCTGGGATGGCGGTCCGACGGCATCCGGATGAGTGAGCTGCTGGCCGACTCCGGTCTCGAGGCGATCCCGCAGACCAACGACTCCGTGTCGATGGCCGACACCATCTACTACAGCTCGGAGCTGAATAAATGA
- a CDS encoding TIGR03085 family metal-binding protein, with protein sequence MSVAQRERAALVETMRGAGPDAPTLCEGWKTRDLAAHLVIREYRPDAAPGILIPFFASHTEKVQNQVAEQNDWDELVGKLAAGPPVYSPLKLLDPVANVAEMFIHHEDVRRAQPGWQPRSLEPALSKMLRRTLPLMARFTLAKVPGRVALRTSEGKTVLTAGQGPAVTVTGTPEELLLFAVGRQAQVEFDGDAAAVQAVRDAPKGL encoded by the coding sequence ATGTCTGTTGCTCAACGCGAACGTGCCGCCCTAGTTGAAACCATGCGCGGCGCCGGTCCGGACGCGCCCACCCTCTGCGAGGGATGGAAGACGCGGGATTTGGCCGCCCACCTGGTGATCCGTGAATATCGGCCCGATGCGGCGCCCGGCATCTTGATCCCGTTCTTCGCCTCGCACACGGAGAAGGTGCAGAACCAGGTGGCCGAGCAGAACGACTGGGACGAGCTGGTGGGCAAGCTCGCCGCCGGCCCACCGGTCTACTCCCCACTGAAATTGCTCGACCCGGTGGCCAACGTGGCCGAGATGTTCATCCATCACGAGGACGTGCGACGCGCGCAGCCGGGCTGGCAGCCGCGCTCTCTGGAGCCCGCCCTGAGCAAGATGCTGCGACGCACCCTGCCGCTGATGGCGAGATTCACGCTCGCCAAGGTGCCCGGCCGGGTGGCGTTGCGCACCTCGGAGGGCAAGACGGTGCTCACCGCCGGTCAGGGGCCGGCCGTGACGGTGACCGGGACGCCCGAGGAACTATTGCTGTTCGCGGTGGGGCGGCAGGCCCAGGTCGAATTCGACGGCGATGCCGCGGCGGTGCAGGCCGTCCGCGATGCGCCCAAGGGGTTGTAG
- a CDS encoding class I adenylate-forming enzyme family protein: MTFWALIAEAAQREPHRPLLADEYGRSLTACQLRDAACVTAAALAERGVRAGTAVSWQLPTRLETMVVMAALARLGAVQNPIIPILRESEVGFITGQLATEVFVTPQVWRGFDHGGLARELARDKGFEVIALDLDTPPAAGALRLPGADTGALPAPPTSADDARWIYYSSGTTAAPKGIRHTDTSVIAGSAGVVGMVGANSSDVDPIAFPIAHIGGAAMLATALLTGMRLALFETFDPATTPWAIAAHNPTFLGTATPFFVAFLEAQRAHGDRPLFPSVRGCLAGGAPVTAELGRQVREAFGLAGIANAWGMTEFPCATSPSLTAAPEVLDHTVGPPVPGVKVRAVDSRGLELGAGQEGELRLKGPQCFLGYADPTLDADAFDRDGWLRTGDLGLIDADGNVRVTGRTKDAIIRNAENISALEIENALATHPAVADVAVIGIPDPRTGERVCAVVVPATDDGVSLESLVRHCQSRGLSRYKHPEHLVVVATLPRNQFGKVIKKDLRDAFG, from the coding sequence GTGACGTTCTGGGCGTTGATTGCCGAGGCGGCGCAGCGAGAACCACACCGGCCACTGCTCGCCGATGAATACGGGCGGAGCCTGACCGCGTGTCAGTTGCGCGACGCCGCGTGCGTAACCGCTGCCGCCCTCGCCGAACGCGGAGTCCGCGCGGGAACCGCGGTGTCCTGGCAGCTGCCCACCAGGCTGGAAACGATGGTGGTGATGGCCGCGCTGGCCCGACTCGGTGCGGTGCAGAATCCGATCATCCCGATACTGCGGGAAAGCGAGGTTGGCTTCATCACCGGTCAGCTGGCCACCGAAGTCTTTGTGACACCACAGGTTTGGCGCGGATTCGACCACGGTGGGCTGGCTCGTGAGTTGGCGCGTGACAAGGGTTTTGAGGTCATCGCCCTCGACCTGGACACGCCCCCGGCCGCGGGCGCGCTGCGGCTGCCGGGCGCCGATACCGGGGCACTCCCGGCGCCGCCCACCTCCGCCGACGACGCCCGGTGGATCTACTACTCCTCGGGAACCACCGCGGCCCCCAAGGGGATCCGTCATACCGATACGTCGGTCATCGCCGGCTCGGCGGGAGTGGTCGGCATGGTGGGGGCCAACAGCAGTGACGTGGATCCGATCGCCTTCCCGATCGCACATATCGGTGGGGCCGCGATGCTGGCCACCGCGTTGCTGACCGGCATGCGGTTGGCCCTGTTCGAGACGTTCGACCCGGCCACCACACCCTGGGCCATCGCCGCGCACAATCCGACGTTCCTGGGCACCGCGACCCCGTTCTTCGTCGCCTTCCTCGAAGCCCAACGGGCCCATGGCGATCGGCCGCTGTTTCCGTCGGTCCGTGGCTGCCTGGCCGGAGGCGCACCCGTCACCGCCGAACTGGGGCGTCAGGTCCGCGAAGCGTTCGGTCTGGCCGGAATCGCCAATGCCTGGGGGATGACCGAGTTTCCGTGCGCGACCTCGCCCTCGCTGACCGCGGCGCCCGAGGTGCTCGACCATACCGTCGGGCCGCCGGTGCCCGGGGTCAAGGTCCGCGCGGTCGACAGCCGCGGCCTCGAACTGGGCGCCGGACAGGAAGGGGAGCTGCGACTCAAGGGACCGCAATGCTTCCTCGGCTACGCCGACCCGACACTTGACGCCGATGCGTTCGACAGAGACGGCTGGTTGCGCACAGGCGATCTCGGCCTGATCGATGCCGACGGCAATGTTCGCGTCACCGGCCGCACCAAGGACGCGATCATCCGCAACGCGGAGAACATCTCCGCCCTCGAAATCGAGAATGCGCTGGCCACCCATCCCGCCGTCGCCGATGTCGCCGTCATCGGGATTCCGGACCCGCGCACCGGCGAACGCGTCTGCGCCGTCGTGGTGCCCGCGACGGACGACGGTGTGTCGCTGGAATCCCTTGTGCGACATTGTCAATCAAGGGGTCTTAGCCGATACAAACACCCCGAGCACCTGGTGGTCGTCGCTACGCTACCGCGTAATCAATTCGGCAAGGTGATCAAGAAAGACCTGCGTGACGCGTTTGGGTGA
- the htpG gene encoding molecular chaperone HtpG, giving the protein MNARVEQLEFQAEARQLLDLMVHSVYSNKDSFLRELISNASDALDKLRLEAFRNKDLDVDTSDLHIEIDVDKGARTLTIRDNGIGMTRAEVVDLIGTLAKSGTAELRKQLREAKNAAASEELIGQFGIGFYSSFMVADKVELLTRKAGESDATKWESSGEGTYTIESVDGAPQGTSVILHLKPEDAEDELHDYTAEFKIRSLVKKYSDFIAWPIRMEVERRTPATEEGGEETVTIETETLNSMKALWARPKDEVSEEEYKEFYKHVAHAWDDPLEVIAMKAEGTFEYQALLFIPSHAPFDLFNRDGQTGIQLYVKRVFIMGDCDELMPEYLRFVKGVVDAQDMSLNVSREILQQDRQIKAIRRRLTKKVLSTIKDLQSERPDDYRTFWTQFGRVVKEGLLSDFDNQETLLQISSFASTHSEEEATTLAQYVERMKEGQTQIFYATGDSRQQILKSPHLEAFKAKGYEVLLLTDPVDEVWVGTVTEFDGKPLQSIAKGEVDLSADGDESEAEREEQQKEFADLLAWLKDTLTDHVKEVRLSTRLTDSPACLITDAFGITPALARMYRASGQDIPVGKRILELNPNHPLVTGLRQAHQDRRDDPSVAETAELLYGTALLAEGGALDDPARFAEILAHRLARTV; this is encoded by the coding sequence ATGAACGCACGCGTCGAGCAGTTGGAATTTCAGGCAGAGGCTCGCCAACTGCTGGATCTGATGGTCCACTCCGTCTACTCCAACAAGGACTCATTCCTGCGGGAGTTGATCTCTAACGCTTCCGATGCCTTGGACAAGCTGCGGCTTGAAGCGTTCCGGAACAAGGACCTCGACGTCGACACCTCCGACCTGCACATCGAGATCGATGTGGACAAGGGCGCGCGCACCCTGACCATCCGCGACAACGGCATCGGGATGACCCGCGCCGAGGTGGTCGATCTGATCGGCACGCTGGCCAAGTCCGGTACCGCCGAGCTGCGCAAGCAACTGCGCGAGGCCAAGAACGCCGCGGCCTCAGAGGAACTCATCGGCCAGTTCGGTATCGGTTTCTATTCCAGTTTCATGGTCGCCGACAAGGTCGAACTGCTCACCCGCAAGGCCGGCGAGAGCGACGCCACCAAGTGGGAATCCAGCGGCGAGGGCACCTACACCATCGAATCCGTCGACGGGGCGCCGCAGGGAACCTCGGTCATCCTGCACCTCAAGCCGGAGGACGCCGAGGACGAGCTGCACGACTACACCGCGGAGTTCAAGATCAGGAGCCTGGTCAAGAAGTACTCCGACTTCATCGCGTGGCCCATCCGGATGGAGGTCGAGCGCCGTACCCCCGCGACCGAAGAGGGCGGCGAGGAAACGGTCACCATCGAGACCGAAACCCTCAACTCGATGAAGGCTCTGTGGGCCCGGCCAAAAGACGAAGTCTCCGAGGAGGAGTACAAGGAGTTCTACAAGCACGTCGCGCACGCCTGGGACGACCCGCTCGAGGTCATCGCGATGAAGGCCGAGGGCACCTTCGAGTACCAGGCGCTGCTGTTCATCCCGTCGCACGCCCCGTTCGACCTGTTCAACCGGGACGGCCAGACCGGGATCCAGCTGTACGTCAAGCGCGTGTTCATCATGGGCGACTGCGACGAGCTCATGCCCGAATACCTGCGGTTCGTCAAGGGGGTCGTTGACGCGCAGGACATGTCGCTCAACGTGTCGCGCGAGATCCTGCAACAGGATCGGCAGATCAAGGCGATTCGGCGCCGGTTGACCAAGAAGGTTCTCTCCACGATCAAGGATCTGCAGTCCGAGCGCCCGGACGACTATCGGACCTTCTGGACCCAATTCGGCCGGGTCGTCAAGGAGGGCCTGCTGTCGGACTTCGACAACCAGGAGACGCTGCTGCAGATCTCCTCATTCGCCTCGACGCACAGCGAAGAGGAGGCCACCACGCTCGCCCAATATGTGGAGCGCATGAAGGAGGGTCAGACGCAGATCTTCTACGCCACGGGCGACTCGCGTCAGCAGATCCTGAAGTCGCCGCACCTCGAGGCGTTCAAGGCCAAGGGCTATGAGGTGCTCCTGCTCACCGACCCGGTCGACGAGGTGTGGGTGGGCACCGTGACGGAGTTCGACGGCAAGCCGCTGCAGTCGATCGCCAAGGGCGAGGTGGACCTCAGCGCCGACGGCGACGAGAGCGAGGCCGAGCGTGAGGAACAGCAGAAGGAATTCGCCGACCTGCTCGCCTGGCTCAAGGACACCTTGACCGACCACGTCAAGGAGGTTCGGTTGTCCACCCGCCTGACGGACTCGCCCGCCTGCCTGATCACCGATGCCTTCGGGATCACCCCGGCGCTCGCCCGCATGTACCGTGCGTCCGGGCAGGACATTCCGGTGGGGAAGCGAATTCTCGAACTCAACCCCAACCACCCGCTCGTCACCGGCCTGCGCCAAGCGCACCAGGACCGCAGAGACGATCCGTCGGTCGCGGAGACCGCGGAATTGCTTTACGGCACAGCGCTTCTTGCCGAAGGCGGCGCGCTTGACGATCCGGCGAGGTTTGCCGAGATCCTCGCCCACCGGTTGGCCCGCACGGTGTAA
- a CDS encoding VIT1/CCC1 transporter family protein, producing MSSASHPHEPHVGSVSSKLNWLRAGVLGANDGIVSTAGIVVGVAAATAERAPILTAGTAGLVAGAVSMALGEYVSVSTQRDTEKALLHKERRELRDDPVAELDELAALYEAKGLTSATARTVAEELTDHNPLLAHAEVELGVNPEELTNPWQAASSSALSFGIGALLPLIAILTPPATWRVPVTVAAVLVALVITGSVSAGLGGAPKGRAVLRNAIGGTLALAVTYGIGHLVGAAIG from the coding sequence GTGTCGAGTGCGTCACATCCGCACGAACCGCACGTCGGTTCGGTGTCCTCGAAGTTGAATTGGCTGCGTGCGGGCGTCCTGGGCGCCAATGACGGGATCGTCTCCACCGCGGGCATCGTTGTTGGGGTCGCGGCGGCCACCGCCGAACGCGCCCCGATATTGACCGCTGGCACCGCCGGATTGGTCGCCGGAGCGGTGTCGATGGCGCTGGGCGAATACGTCTCCGTCAGCACCCAGCGCGACACCGAGAAGGCGCTGTTGCATAAGGAGCGCCGCGAACTGCGCGACGATCCCGTCGCTGAACTGGACGAGCTCGCCGCCCTGTACGAGGCGAAAGGCCTGACGTCGGCGACCGCGCGCACCGTGGCCGAGGAACTCACCGACCACAATCCGCTGCTCGCCCACGCCGAGGTCGAACTGGGCGTCAATCCCGAAGAGCTGACGAACCCCTGGCAGGCGGCATCGTCGTCGGCCCTCTCGTTTGGGATCGGTGCCCTGTTGCCGTTGATCGCTATCCTGACCCCGCCGGCGACGTGGCGAGTGCCGGTCACCGTCGCCGCGGTACTCGTGGCGCTGGTGATCACCGGCTCGGTTTCGGCCGGTTTGGGCGGAGCGCCCAAGGGCCGTGCGGTGCTCCGCAACGCCATCGGCGGCACCCTTGCGTTGGCGGTCACCTACGGGATCGGTCATCTGGTGGGCGCCGCGATCGGCTGA